GTCAGTAGTCAGTAGTCAGTAGTCAGTAGTCAGTAGTCAGTAGTCAGTAGTCAGTAGTCAGTAGTCAGTAGTCAGTAGTCAGTAGTCAGTAGTCGAGCGTTAGGATTTCGAATCACCTGTCAAATGTATTTTTTCTATTTGAGCCATTTATGAACAATTCTTTTTAAAACTTATGAACCCAACGATCCGGGTTTTATCTACTGACTACTGACTTATCAACTACTGACTAGGAACCAAATGCTTTCAGAAAAGCCTGAAATCGCTCAACCCACTGGACTTGCTCGCGAGTATCGGGAACGGAACAGCCCCGCGCTGATTGAATTAGGGCAAAACTTTCGTCAACCGACTTTCCATCCCGCACCAGAACGCAGGCCGCAATCAACGATGCACGTCCAATCCCGCCACGACAATGGATCACCATCCGCTGCCCGGCGGCCAAACTGGCAGCGAGCTTCTCGACCAGAAGCCGCACCTCACGAACTGAAGCTGGAGTTGAAAAATCAGGAATCGGAAACGAAATGTACTGTATGCCCTTTTGGATACACAAGCGCTCTTCTTCCCGAAGATCAAGTTCCTTCATTTCGGGTTCAGTTAAGAGTGACACCAGAATATTGACACCCTCTCGTTTGAGGGCCTCAATTTCGGATTCAAGCCATTCTCCGCCTCGTGGGCGAGGCATCGTTGCAAGCCGTGGAGACACCTCTCCCAGCCAAAAGAGTCGCATAAATATTTTCATCTGGAGTGCGGCCCACTTGACGCCGCTTTTTTCGAACGGGGTTAGTCCAAGGGAGAAGGCGAAATCATCACCCGGTTTCCACCAGCATCCTGAGCCAGTTCAAGTGCCAGATTCACGGCACTCAGCAAGGAATCAAGCGAAGATTTCAAGGGGAAGGAAGTGACGACGCCAAGGCTGACAGTGAGCCATTCGTCAGATTCATGACCAGGCATTGAAAGCCAGAGGGATTCTGCCTGGGAACGTAGATGTTCAGCAATTTCGGCAACTTCGTCTGAAGCTACGCCAGGCAGCACAATGAAAAATTCAGCCGAACCACAGTAACCAATCAATTTTGGCTCCGTCCGACATTCGGTTTCAATCATTTCAGCCACGGGACTCAGGATAACCCGGCTGAGTTCAGGAGTTACCGGGGTTGCGTGTTTTATAAACGGATCAACCACAAGCTTGATCAACGAGATCTCACGCTGAGCAAAGCGGTTGTTCCAGTGGGCCAGGAGTGTTTTATTCAACTCCTGGGCCGTCATCAGGTCGGCAACCTTACCAGCCAATGTTTCCTGAATCTCCGCCGGGGTTAGCCCTCCGGATTCTGATTCGTCAAACGAGACTGCCCAGACTGGCTGGGGTTCAGGGGTGGGACTGGTTTCCTGCAATGGACTGATTGGATGAGAAGGTTCCCAATTCATGGATGGGAAAGGGGTTGTAGCTTTCATTTCAGATGAAATAGCTGGCCGTAGCGCGCCAATATTCACCTCACTGGTTCTGTCTAATGTTCCCGTTGCAACGGACTCAGACGATGGAGCAATTTCTTCTTCCCATTGTGAAGATTGCGATGCCGTGGTCAGTGGGGCAGTTATTGCCCGAACTGCCTCCGAAATATCTCCTTCTTCAGTCTGAATTCGGTGGACATATTCGCCATACACTCCTTCAGCAGGCACAATTGGTTTGAGTTTGGCAGTTTTACCACGTCGGAGAATTGACTCAATTGCCGATAATCCCTCTTCAAGCGGAGCTTCAACTGGTTGTTGTACCGGCTCGATTTTGAGTGTATGCGAAAACCGAGGAAACTCAGGAATAGG
This region of Acidobacteriota bacterium genomic DNA includes:
- a CDS encoding dual specificity protein phosphatase family protein → MRLFWLGEVSPRLATMPRPRGGEWLESEIEALKREGVNILVSLLTEPEMKELDLREEERLCIQKGIQYISFPIPDFSTPASVREVRLLVEKLAASLAAGQRMVIHCRGGIGRASLIAACVLVRDGKSVDESFALIQSARGCSVPDTREQVQWVERFQAFLKAFGS
- a CDS encoding diguanylate cyclase, whose protein sequence is MEPGTRNPEPGTRNPEPDFEAVEPAPSLYPLSPIPQPPSPIPEFPRFSHTLKIEPVQQPVEAPLEEGLSAIESILRRGKTAKLKPIVPAEGVYGEYVHRIQTEEGDISEAVRAITAPLTTASQSSQWEEEIAPSSESVATGTLDRTSEVNIGALRPAISSEMKATTPFPSMNWEPSHPISPLQETSPTPEPQPVWAVSFDESESGGLTPAEIQETLAGKVADLMTAQELNKTLLAHWNNRFAQREISLIKLVVDPFIKHATPVTPELSRVILSPVAEMIETECRTEPKLIGYCGSAEFFIVLPGVASDEVAEIAEHLRSQAESLWLSMPGHESDEWLTVSLGVVTSFPLKSSLDSLLSAVNLALELAQDAGGNRVMISPSPLD